ACAGCACTGCGAGGCGCTATTTTGGATGACGCAGTTGCTTTTCTCCAACTTCTTCTCCGTAGTCGTCGGCCGTAACCGTCCCGTTGCCTCGTCTGTCCCTGAAAGATGGACCGGCCacaagagcagcagcggtgtGAGGATGACGTGGGCGAGGCCGAACGGAGAAGAACTGCAAATGATAGACAGCAGCACACGCATATATTCACCACAGATTCCCTTACTATCACCCTACGTTTATTGGGATAGTTGGCTTGGACAGATTCTTTGACGAGCACATACTCGGCATTGTCACGTATTTCCAGACTCTTATAGGTTCtgccagcagctcgccacGGCTAAAACTGCAAAGGCTGTCATGTATTGATACATACATTCATTCGTTCCACTGCTTTCAAGTCTACAGGGGCATCTGAGGGCCACGAGGAATTCCCGACGTCCCGCCTTGAGCTGACCGTCGAATGCGTCTCAAGCCACCCCAAATTTTAGTCATGGTGATACATTCCCTCACACAACGGTCGGTCGGACAGGGCTCTAGCTTTGGCCAGCAATCCGGGAGAGGATGCCCGTGGCATGGCCCTTCCTATCCCCCTCGAGGATATTCAACATATTCTTCCAAAcctggccgggctgctggctggcgtcaATACCTTGCCAGATGCCGTTTTTGCGGTAGTACTCGACAACCGGGGCGGTCTGTTTGTGGTAGGTACCGAGACGCTTCttgagcgcgtcggcggTATCGTCGCTGCGCTGAATAAGAGGCTCGCCAGTGATGTCGTCCTTCATGGGCTCCTTGGGAGGATTGAAGGTGCTGTGGTAGGAGCGGCCCGAGGCCGGATGAATCAGGCGGCCGGTAAtgcgcgcgacgagctgggaGTCATCGATctggagctcgacggcgtgctgGAGCTTCTTGTTGCGCTGCTCGAGCATGGCATCGAGGCCCTCTGCCTGGGGGACGGTGCGGGGGAAACCATCGAGGATAAAGCTGCGCCTGCATCAATACGCGTGAATTCGGCCAGGGGGATTCAAGGCCCGAGATGGGCTGAGCACGCACCCGCCCTGACACTCTTTGTTATTGTCCAATTCCTCCTTGATcatgccgatgacgatgtcaTCGCTGACAAGGCCGCCCTGGTCCATGATCTTCTTCGCCTCGCGACCGAGAGGAGTCTTCTTCGCAACCTGGGAGCGCAACATGTCGCCAGTGGCCTGCGCGTGTCAGCAAAGCGGCGCGATTCCATGATCCGGGGTACGGCTTTCGCCGGCCAGGCGGACTCACCAGGTGGCAGCAAGAAAAGcgctccttgatcttgggTGCCTGGGTTCCCTTGCCTACAAACTCATGTAGTCAGCACAAGCCGGTAGGTGGCTCACAAGACGGGAGCGCAGGAGGGCCGCTGAGAGTGGCGGGTGCGCACCTGCGCCAGGAGGACCGATGAGGATCATGCGGATCTCTTTGGTGGTAGGGGCCGACCCAGTagcgcgctgctcgaggctCTTGATCCGAGAATCAAGGTTAGAGATGACATCCTTGAGCTGCttcagctcgtcctcgacgaaACCCATGGCTGCGGTTTTGGGGGTTGGTGCGTGGAGGGCTGTTTGCTTGTGTCAACGAGCGGCTGAGGCGGGACCAATTGGAAGGTAAAACTCGCAGGGCTCGATCGCGGTGGGCAGGCGAgcggaggccgaggagggagagcagaaaggcgacggcctgggcgcAGAGTGAAGCGGTATGAACGCGGGCAAAGACGAGAGAATAAGAGGAATGAAGTGTTGGCAAAAGGTGGACACGCCTGGATGGAAGTCCTGGAGAGTTTTCGGTGGGCATTGGGGAGCGAACCCAGCAATCAGCACGGGCAGCTTTCAGggctggcggggggggggtcggCTCGCCATTGCAACACCCGACCTACAGGTAACGTTAGGTACTAGGTACAGGTACTAACGGAGTAAGGTACTGTACGGTATTGGCAGTCCCCAGTGTTTTTCTGCCCAGACAACCAGAGCTCCAGCCGAGGCCCGGGGCTGATTGGCTGCATCTCTCAACGTTGCGCAACAGATCCGCGGGTCCTGCACAGCACAGGTCGTCCCTTGGCAAGCTTAGTACTAAGGCATTAGGGGACACGCTGGCCGGCTCAAGTGCAGCCTGTACAGGTGACTCCGTTGTCGCAAACGTTGCACGCAGCAAAGGTTGGGGCAGTTTCTATCAAGCCAGGTCTACAACTGTACCAGAATCAGATGGCCGGAAGGTAACGTTGTCGCACTTGGCGCTCGTTTCTCACTGCGGTGCCCTTGTAAGCTTTGGTATTGGTGCTGGTGCCTACCGCCGGGCCGAAGGGACCTGTggcaggcggaggagctggcgtgactgcggcggccaggcaAACCACTTCCTTTGCTCCGTGGTCGGCATCTCAGAAGGGCTATCCCGAGATCCACCAGAtcctacgaagtacagtatacactCCTGCGTGTAATCATTTCATTCCAACTTTTCCGTTCGtgctcccgcgccgcccgtcttctATAAGGCATGCTTGTCACTCTTAATTTGAGCAAGGTATCTGCAAAACATTGATGCTCAACTCTATCAACGAGACCCCTCCAATCCCTAGGCCATATTCCAATGCGCTAGGCCGGGTGCGCGCCCCTAGGGAGGAAGTACATCGGTGTCGTGGTCGGTGCTCCTGTCGCTAGGTATTGACGCGCCAGTACGACGTACTTTGTTGTCAGTGTGTTTTGACAAGGCGTACAATTACCGCCACTCTCGCACTTTTCTGGCGTACTGCCTCAGCTACCTATACAACGTCATGTTGTCCTGTGCTTTCTCTACCTTATGTGACTGGTTCCCTGTGGCGCTGTCAAGACACGGTCACAATTACCGAAGCACGTGACAAGCCGTCCACGCTGGCCGCACCTGTCCCCAAAGCTCCCTCACCGTCCGACAGTGTGACCGGTACGTACCTGCATTATTAGGTGAGCAGAGCCCAGGCTCCACCGGCCACCACTAACTTGCGAAAGGTGAGCTAAGCTATCGTCAACCCGTGTGCCTGGCCATCGCATCACTTTGTCATTTCCAGTCTCCCCGTCTTTCGCATCATCCACATCGTCGCAGGAGACTTTCCGCGCCTATTCAATCGATTGGGATCTACTTCGTCTATCTCTCGTGCTTggccggccgacgtgcgCATGACTGCAGTCCTAAACCTGCAACTTAGTAGCCAGGCAACCGGGGGCATACGCATCAACGACATCGGCTCCTCTATCGTGATAGAATCGAGCGCCCCGACACCCACCAAGCTCTCGTGAGCCTTTATCGCGGATACCCGTCAGCCCAGGCGACGGCATTGCAAAAATCGGGCTCAAAATGCCTACCACGACTGCCGAGACGCTCTCCCTCGTCACCCGAAACGTCACCGTCgcgcccctcgtcctcctctccgCAGTCGATCACTACAACCGTACCGTTCAGAACAAGACGAAACGGCGAGTCGTAGGCGTCTTGCTCGGCCAGAACGATGGCAAGAATGTGAGGGTGTCCAACAGCTTCGCTGGTACGTCGCGCATTTGTGCTCCCTGCCATTGAAGATCTGTTTTCTCTGACACGAAGCCTTCACTAGTTCCCTTTGAGGAAGACGAGAAGGACCCTTCAGTCTGGTTTCTAGACCACAACTACGTCGAGTCCATGAACGACATGTTCAAGAAGGTCAACGCCCGCGAGAAGCTGATAGGATGGTACCATTCTGGTCCCAAACTTCGCGCCTCCGACCTTGAGATCAACGATCTTTTCAAGCGCTACACACCGAATCCActcctcgtcatcattgATGTGCAGCCTAAGGAGTCGGGCGTCCCCACAGATGCCTATTTCGCTGTCGAAGAGATCAAGGATGTaagccgtcgccatcgttTTTCGCCTGACGGGTGCCAGGCTGCTAACTTTCGTTTCCCATAGGACGGCACGACTACCTCCAGGACCTTCGTCCACACTCCGTCCATCAtcgaagccgaggaagccgaggagATTGGCGTCGAGCACTTGCTGCGGGATATCCGCGATGTCGCTGTCGGCACGCTGTCCACCCGCGTCACTAATCAGCTTCAGTCGCTTCAAGGTTTGCACCTGCGGCTGCGTGACATCGGCGCCTACTTGCAAAAGGTCCTCGACGGGCAGCTCCCCGTCAACCACGCCATTCTCGGCAACTTGCAGGACGTCTTCAACCTGCTCCCCAACCTGTCCACACCGGAGAGTGATAGCAagaccggcggcggagaactGGCACACGCCATGAGCATCAAGACAAACGACCAGCTGATGGCCATCTACCTCAGTAGTCTGATCCGCGCCATCACTGCCTTCCATGACTTGATAGAAAACAAGATCCAAaatcggcagcagcaagaggACAAGGATGCCAAGAAAGAGGACGGGAATGGcaaggacgagaagaaggaggcaGGCGCCAATGGAGTCAACGGCGAGGCCAAAGAtggcgacaaggagaaggaagggaaggacaagaagaaaTAAAGTCACGACCGAGTGTGCATTACGAAGCAAAAGATGGACAGCTAAACGTGTTCCACACTCGCTCGTCAGCAGGCTAACGGAGGGCCATGTGTTGGACCATATCCGTCTATATTGTATATGGACTACCACGAAAACTTTGTAGAGTAGAGCCAAAGACAGCCAAGCACAACGGGGGCATTGCTGTGCTATCTCGTCGTCTCTCCCCGCAGCTAGGAGTGTGACCCAGGCTGCAGAGTGAGCACTGCTTGTTTTCTCG
The genomic region above belongs to Purpureocillium takamizusanense chromosome 5, complete sequence and contains:
- the ADK1 gene encoding Adenylate kinase (COG:F~EggNog:ENOG503NV5B); this translates as MGFVEDELKQLKDVISNLDSRIKSLEQRATGSAPTTKEIRMILIGPPGAGKGTQAPKIKERFSCCHLATGDMLRSQVAKKTPLGREAKKIMDQGGLVSDDIVIGMIKEELDNNKECQGGFILDGFPRTVPQAEGLDAMLEQRNKKLQHAVELQIDDSQLVARITGRLIHPASGRSYHSTFNPPKEPMKDDITGEPLIQRSDDTADALKKRLGTYHKQTAPVVEYYRKNGIWQGIDASQQPGQVWKNMLNILEGDRKGHATGILSRIAGQS
- the RPN8 gene encoding proteasome regulatory particle subunit (MEROPS:MER0030134~BUSCO:EOG09263KRO~COG:O~EggNog:ENOG503NVMV); this translates as MPTTTAETLSLVTRNVTVAPLVLLSAVDHYNRTVQNKTKRRVVGVLLGQNDGKNVRVSNSFAVPFEEDEKDPSVWFLDHNYVESMNDMFKKVNAREKLIGWYHSGPKLRASDLEINDLFKRYTPNPLLVIIDVQPKESGVPTDAYFAVEEIKDDGTTTSRTFVHTPSIIEAEEAEEIGVEHLLRDIRDVAVGTLSTRVTNQLQSLQGLHLRLRDIGAYLQKVLDGQLPVNHAILGNLQDVFNLLPNLSTPESDSKTGGGELAHAMSIKTNDQLMAIYLSSLIRAITAFHDLIENKIQNRQQQEDKDAKKEDGNGKDEKKEAGANGVNGEAKDGDKEKEGKDKKK